From Micromonospora nigra, one genomic window encodes:
- a CDS encoding ABC transporter ATP-binding protein — protein MTVTLPRIQERVPTVVVDDAHVVYRIHKGAGGGGGPVAAVKRMVTRTEAPNVRQVHAVRGVSFTAYRGEAIGLIGTNGSGKSTLLRAIAGLLPVERGAVYTQGQPSLLGVNAALLNDLPGERNVVLGCLAMGMPPAEVQRKLPEIIEFSGINQRGDFASLPMRTYSSGMSARLRFSIAAAKQHDVLLIDEALATGDKAFRKRSERRVRELRESAGTVFLVSHQLSSVRDTCERTIWLESGLIQMDGPTDEVLRAYEAFTNAK, from the coding sequence GTGACGGTCACCCTGCCGCGGATCCAGGAGCGCGTTCCGACGGTGGTGGTGGACGACGCGCACGTGGTCTACCGGATCCACAAGGGCGCCGGCGGCGGCGGTGGACCGGTGGCGGCGGTCAAGCGGATGGTCACCCGCACCGAGGCGCCGAACGTGCGTCAGGTGCACGCGGTCCGGGGGGTGAGTTTCACCGCGTACCGGGGTGAGGCGATCGGACTGATCGGCACCAACGGCTCCGGCAAGTCGACCCTGCTGCGGGCGATCGCCGGTCTGCTCCCCGTCGAGCGCGGCGCCGTCTACACCCAGGGGCAGCCCTCTCTGCTGGGGGTGAACGCGGCGCTGCTCAACGACCTGCCCGGCGAGCGCAACGTGGTGCTGGGCTGCCTGGCCATGGGCATGCCCCCGGCCGAGGTGCAGCGCAAGCTTCCGGAGATCATCGAGTTCTCCGGGATCAACCAGCGCGGCGACTTCGCCTCGCTGCCGATGCGGACGTACTCCTCCGGCATGTCGGCCCGGCTGCGCTTCTCGATCGCGGCGGCGAAGCAACACGACGTGCTGCTGATCGACGAGGCCCTGGCCACCGGCGACAAGGCGTTCCGCAAGCGCAGCGAGCGGCGGGTCCGGGAGCTGCGGGAGAGCGCCGGCACGGTGTTCCTGGTCAGTCACCAGCTCTCCTCCGTCCGGGACACCTGTGAACGGACGATCTGGCTGGAATCGGGCCTCATCCAGATGGACGGCCCCACCGACGAGGTGCTGCGCGCCTACGAGGCGTTCACCAACGCCAAGTAG
- a CDS encoding ABC transporter permease — MANTALADPDSGLSQAQLAARHGLRVAGERPSLAGYSQALWRYRHFVAAYAKAKLAASFSNARLGQLWQVLTPLTNAAVYYLIFGIVLEQSRGVPNFIAYLTTGLFIFNFTQTTVQNGTQAISGNLGLIRALHFPRACLPLAITVTQFQQLLGSMVVLIAIVLFTGEPITFMWLLLVPAVLLQTVFNAGLTMVVARLGARATDLKQVMPFVLRAWMYGSGVLYSVTLFSENLPAWAARVVEFNPMLVYIEMARMALLEEAPVLNSSVTQLWLVGAGWAVLAGLGGYLYFWRGEQEYGRG, encoded by the coding sequence ATGGCCAACACCGCGCTGGCCGACCCCGACTCCGGCCTGTCCCAGGCCCAGCTGGCCGCCCGGCACGGGCTGCGCGTGGCCGGCGAGCGGCCCTCGCTGGCCGGGTACAGCCAGGCGCTGTGGCGCTACCGGCACTTCGTCGCCGCGTACGCCAAGGCCAAGCTGGCGGCCTCGTTCAGCAACGCCCGGCTGGGCCAGCTCTGGCAGGTGCTGACCCCGCTGACCAACGCGGCGGTCTACTACCTGATCTTCGGCATCGTGCTCGAACAGAGCCGGGGGGTGCCGAACTTCATCGCCTACCTCACCACCGGCCTGTTCATCTTCAACTTCACCCAGACCACGGTGCAGAACGGCACCCAGGCGATCAGCGGCAACCTCGGCCTGATCCGGGCGCTGCACTTCCCCCGGGCCTGCCTGCCGCTGGCCATCACCGTCACCCAGTTCCAGCAGTTGCTCGGCTCGATGGTGGTGCTGATCGCCATCGTGCTGTTCACCGGGGAACCGATCACGTTCATGTGGCTGCTGCTGGTGCCGGCGGTGCTGCTCCAGACGGTGTTCAACGCGGGGTTGACCATGGTCGTCGCCCGGCTGGGCGCGAGGGCCACCGACCTCAAACAGGTCATGCCCTTCGTGCTGCGCGCCTGGATGTACGGGTCGGGCGTGCTCTACAGCGTCACGCTGTTCTCGGAGAACCTGCCGGCGTGGGCGGCCCGGGTGGTCGAGTTCAACCCCATGCTGGTCTACATCGAGATGGCCCGGATGGCGCTGCTGGAGGAGGCTCCGGTGCTGAACTCGTCTGTGACCCAGCTGTGGCTGGTCGGCGCGGGCTGGGCGGTCCTGGCGGGTCTCGGTGGCTACCTCTACTTCTGGCGCGGCGAACAGGAGTACGGCCGTGGTTGA
- a CDS encoding CDP-glycerol glycerophosphotransferase family protein, with protein sequence MRGDLVRKLAVRGLTTGGAVLAFLVLALTGATVWGLGLALLALAAAAWERRVRPGADGVAETTLVAAGVLVGYARRLDAGVDPALVATALVLLGLVLLVGPLRDAGNLEIRAANLPVRTWVPAVAARLGDALAGLLALVALAAVAALPAVVALAVSLLVAGGAGAVALDLARRRFRPAAGGSAVTRALRRHQPEFVLHFSAPPGSEYQVTMWLPYLERIGRPFLVMVREPEFLPTVAAATRAPVLYCPTTRTMDEALVPSLRAAFYVNHGAKNSHCIRFTQLTHVQLHHGDSDKAPSANPVSAIFDRIFVAGQAAIERYARAGVDIPAEKFVVVGRPQVEAIEVRPEPARGLANPTVLYTPTWTGHHADANYCSLPVAETLLRRLLDRGATVILRAHPYTTQNPTSARQLARLTDLLAADRARTGRPHVFGAASRALTLTECVNRADALVSDVSGVISDWLYSGKPYAVTDMGVDGDRFTERFPLAGSGYVLRRDMADVDGVLTGLLDTDPLAPARWETRRRYLGDFPVESYAEAFLSAARRELDGPSTLPAPRGQADAGRPAAPLSPTA encoded by the coding sequence ATGCGCGGTGATCTGGTCCGGAAGCTGGCCGTCCGGGGGTTGACCACCGGCGGGGCGGTGCTGGCCTTCCTCGTCCTCGCGCTCACCGGCGCGACGGTCTGGGGGCTCGGCCTCGCGCTGCTGGCGCTCGCGGCGGCGGCCTGGGAACGCCGGGTCCGTCCCGGCGCCGACGGTGTCGCCGAGACGACGCTCGTCGCGGCCGGCGTCCTCGTCGGGTACGCCCGGCGGCTCGACGCCGGCGTCGACCCGGCGCTGGTCGCCACCGCCCTGGTGCTGCTGGGGCTGGTGCTGCTCGTCGGGCCCCTGCGGGACGCCGGCAACCTGGAGATCCGGGCGGCGAACCTGCCAGTGCGCACCTGGGTGCCGGCGGTCGCCGCCCGCCTCGGCGACGCCCTCGCCGGGCTGCTGGCCCTGGTGGCGCTGGCCGCCGTGGCGGCCCTGCCCGCGGTGGTCGCCCTGGCCGTGAGCCTGCTGGTCGCCGGGGGCGCGGGGGCGGTCGCGCTGGACCTGGCCCGACGCCGGTTCCGCCCGGCGGCCGGCGGTTCGGCGGTGACCCGGGCGCTGCGTCGCCACCAGCCCGAGTTCGTGCTGCACTTCTCCGCCCCGCCCGGCTCGGAGTACCAGGTCACCATGTGGCTGCCGTACCTGGAGCGGATCGGCCGGCCGTTCCTGGTCATGGTGCGGGAGCCGGAGTTCCTGCCGACCGTGGCGGCGGCCACCCGCGCGCCGGTGCTCTACTGCCCCACCACCAGGACCATGGACGAGGCGCTGGTGCCGAGCCTGCGGGCCGCGTTCTACGTCAACCACGGCGCGAAGAACAGTCACTGCATCCGCTTCACCCAGCTCACCCACGTGCAGCTGCACCACGGTGACAGCGACAAGGCCCCCAGCGCGAACCCGGTGTCCGCCATCTTCGACCGGATCTTCGTCGCCGGGCAGGCCGCGATCGAGCGGTACGCCCGCGCCGGGGTGGACATCCCGGCGGAGAAGTTCGTCGTGGTGGGCCGCCCCCAGGTCGAGGCCATCGAGGTGCGCCCCGAACCGGCGCGCGGGCTGGCGAACCCGACCGTGCTGTACACGCCGACCTGGACGGGGCACCACGCCGACGCGAACTACTGCTCCCTGCCGGTGGCGGAGACGCTGCTGCGGCGGCTGCTCGACCGGGGCGCGACGGTGATCCTGCGCGCGCACCCGTACACCACGCAGAACCCGACGTCGGCGCGGCAGCTCGCGCGGCTGACGGACCTGCTCGCCGCCGACCGGGCCCGCACCGGCCGACCGCACGTCTTCGGGGCGGCGAGCCGCGCGCTGACCCTGACCGAGTGCGTGAACCGGGCCGACGCGCTGGTCTCGGACGTGTCGGGGGTCATCTCCGACTGGCTCTACTCGGGTAAGCCGTACGCGGTCACCGACATGGGGGTCGACGGCGACCGGTTCACGGAGCGGTTCCCGCTGGCCGGCTCCGGCTACGTGCTGCGCCGCGACATGGCCGACGTGGACGGGGTGCTGACCGGCCTGCTGGACACCGATCCGCTCGCTCCGGCCCGGTGGGAGACCCGCCGCCGCTACCTGGGCGACTTCCCCGTCGAGTCGTACGCCGAGGCGTTCCTGTCGGCCGCGCGGCGGGAACTCGACGGCCCCTCGACGCTACCCGCGCCGCGCGGGCAGGCCGACGCCGGGCGACCCGCGGCCCCCCTGTCCCCCACCGCCTGA
- a CDS encoding bifunctional cytidylyltransferase/SDR family oxidoreductase has protein sequence MTQDQTTSQDAAPETPAPWRPSRTVAVVLAGGTGTRLGLGIPKQLLKIAGKPIIEHTLAVFEHAPEIDEIVVLMATGHVAEAQQIVDKAGFRKVTKVIEGGDTRNATTRIALDAVGEGDVNILFHDAVRPLVSGRIVRECVNALWTYSAVDVAIPSADTIVQVDDDDCITDIPVRSSLRRGQTPQAFRSGTIREAYRRAAGDPDFAATDDCGVVLRYLPGTPIKVIDGSDENIKVTHPVDVHLADKLFQLAAAQVPRLTDHRSYSDEVAGRTIVVFGGSYGIGHDLTELARRHGAQVFPFSRSTTGTHVERPEDVEAALKTAFEATGRIDHVVVTAGILEKGKLAEVDQETIDRVLQVNFVGPVTVARQALPYLQHTKGQLLLYTSSSYTRGRADYALYSSSKAALVNLTQALADEWAEVGVRVNCINPERTATPMRTKAFGAEPEHTLLAAETVAQASLDVLISDLTGQVIDVRRAPGEGAPAAVPVQADRSASAATAG, from the coding sequence ATGACGCAGGACCAGACCACCTCCCAGGACGCCGCACCGGAAACCCCGGCGCCGTGGCGGCCCTCGCGGACGGTGGCGGTGGTGCTGGCGGGCGGCACGGGCACCCGACTGGGCCTCGGCATCCCGAAGCAGCTGCTGAAGATCGCCGGTAAGCCGATCATCGAACACACCCTGGCCGTCTTCGAGCACGCGCCCGAGATCGACGAGATCGTCGTGCTGATGGCCACCGGGCACGTGGCCGAGGCGCAGCAGATCGTCGACAAGGCCGGCTTCCGCAAGGTCACCAAGGTGATCGAGGGCGGCGACACCCGCAACGCCACCACCCGCATCGCGCTGGACGCGGTCGGCGAGGGTGACGTCAACATCCTCTTCCACGACGCGGTGCGGCCCCTGGTCAGCGGCCGGATCGTCCGGGAGTGCGTGAACGCCCTCTGGACGTACTCGGCGGTGGACGTGGCCATCCCGTCGGCCGACACGATCGTCCAGGTCGACGACGACGACTGCATCACCGACATCCCCGTCCGGTCCTCGCTGCGCCGGGGGCAGACCCCGCAGGCGTTCCGCTCGGGCACCATCCGGGAGGCGTACCGGCGGGCCGCCGGCGACCCCGACTTCGCCGCCACCGACGACTGCGGCGTCGTGCTGCGTTACCTGCCCGGCACGCCGATCAAGGTGATCGACGGCTCCGACGAGAACATCAAGGTCACCCACCCGGTGGACGTGCACCTGGCCGACAAGCTGTTCCAGCTCGCCGCCGCGCAGGTGCCCCGGCTCACCGACCACCGCTCCTACAGTGACGAGGTGGCCGGTCGCACGATCGTCGTGTTCGGTGGCAGCTACGGCATCGGCCACGACCTGACGGAGCTGGCCCGTCGCCACGGTGCCCAGGTCTTCCCGTTCAGCCGCTCCACCACCGGCACCCACGTCGAGCGGCCCGAGGACGTCGAGGCCGCGCTGAAGACCGCCTTCGAGGCCACCGGCCGGATCGACCACGTGGTGGTGACCGCCGGCATCCTGGAGAAGGGCAAGCTGGCCGAGGTCGACCAGGAGACCATCGACCGGGTCCTCCAGGTCAACTTCGTCGGCCCGGTCACCGTCGCCCGGCAGGCCCTGCCCTACCTCCAGCACACCAAGGGCCAGTTGCTGCTCTACACCTCCAGCTCCTACACCCGGGGTCGGGCCGACTACGCGCTCTACTCGTCGAGCAAGGCCGCCCTGGTCAACCTGACCCAGGCGCTGGCCGACGAGTGGGCCGAGGTCGGCGTCCGGGTCAACTGCATCAACCCGGAACGCACCGCCACCCCGATGCGCACCAAGGCGTTCGGGGCGGAGCCGGAACACACCCTGCTGGCCGCCGAGACCGTCGCCCAGGCGTCCCTGGACGTGCTGATCTCCGACCTCACCGGTCAGGTGATCGACGTGCGCCGCGCCCCGGGCGAGGGGGCGCCGGCCGCCGTACCCGTCCAGGCCGACCGGTCCGCCAGCGCGGCGACGGCCGGCTGA